The following coding sequences are from one uncultured Bacteroides sp. window:
- a CDS encoding RidA family protein: MKKVICSDKAPGAIGPYSQAIEAGGMVFVSGQLPIDAATGMMAEGVEEQARQSLENIKHILAEAGLTMANIVKTTVFLQDMSLFAGMNGVYSTFFDGAFPARSAVAVKALPKDALVEIECIAVR; this comes from the coding sequence ATGAAAAAAGTTATTTGCAGTGATAAAGCACCAGGTGCTATTGGTCCTTATAGTCAGGCTATTGAAGCCGGAGGTATGGTTTTTGTTTCCGGTCAGCTACCTATTGACGCAGCTACCGGAATGATGGCCGAGGGCGTTGAAGAACAGGCTCGACAGTCTTTAGAAAACATCAAGCACATCTTGGCGGAAGCCGGACTTACTATGGCAAACATAGTAAAGACTACTGTCTTCCTACAAGATATGAGTCTTTTTGCGGGGATGAATGGTGTCTATTCTACCTTTTTCGACGGAGCATTTCCTGCACGTTCTGCCGTTGCCGTAAAAGCTTTGCCCAAAGATGCTTTAGTAGAGATTGAGTGTATTGCGGTTCGCTAA
- a CDS encoding tetratricopeptide repeat protein — protein sequence MKRSVVLFFVLILSLHNVMAQAPKWVEKAKKAVFSVITYDESDKILNTGNGFFVSEDGVALSDYSLFKGAYRAVILDAGGKQMPVDVILGANDIYDVVKFRVLVDKKVPFLKQASIAPTVGAKVYLLPYSTQKDRSCTIGQLKSVSSIASSHHYYAFNMSLKDKMVSCPVTNAEGEVLGLVQKASTDGDTNVCYAVGASFAMSQKIGPLSFSDNTLRAIHIKKGIPDTEEQALVYLLMASTQVSPKEYGQLLNDFVAKYPENADGYIRRARNYVSLGVKDISQMDKATADLEKALKIAKKKDDVHYNIAKLIYAYQLSKPEKVYKDWTYDKALDELKAALDIDSLPIYTQLEGDIYFAKQNYQDAFTAYAKVNKTNLASASTFYSTAKTKELMKADIKEVVALMDSCIAHCVKPYGGDAAPYLLERARVNMEAKQYRAALLDYDSYYDAAAGQVNDVYYYYREQAALKAKQFQRALNDITKAVELNPKDLTYRAELSVVNLRVGRFEEAIKVLDEALAIDPKYAEAYRLKGICELQLKKNKEACANFAKAKELGDTAVDKLIAKHCK from the coding sequence ATGAAAAGAAGCGTTGTATTATTTTTCGTATTGATTTTGTCCTTGCATAATGTTATGGCTCAAGCTCCTAAATGGGTAGAGAAAGCTAAAAAAGCAGTTTTTTCGGTTATTACATATGATGAATCTGATAAAATTCTAAACACAGGAAATGGATTTTTTGTATCTGAAGATGGGGTAGCTCTTTCTGATTATTCCTTGTTTAAGGGAGCATATCGTGCTGTTATATTAGATGCAGGTGGTAAGCAAATGCCGGTAGATGTTATTCTAGGAGCGAATGATATATATGACGTAGTTAAATTTCGTGTTCTTGTAGATAAAAAAGTCCCATTCTTGAAGCAAGCTTCTATAGCTCCTACTGTTGGTGCAAAGGTTTATTTATTGCCTTATTCTACCCAAAAAGATCGCTCATGCACTATAGGTCAGTTGAAATCTGTCTCTTCTATAGCCTCTTCTCATCATTATTATGCTTTTAATATGAGTTTAAAAGATAAAATGGTGAGTTGTCCTGTTACCAATGCTGAAGGTGAAGTTCTTGGACTTGTTCAGAAAGCTTCAACAGATGGTGATACTAACGTATGCTATGCAGTTGGAGCTTCATTTGCTATGTCTCAAAAAATAGGGCCTCTTTCTTTTAGTGATAACACGCTGCGGGCTATTCACATAAAGAAAGGGATTCCGGATACTGAAGAGCAGGCTTTAGTTTATCTTTTGATGGCATCTACACAAGTTTCTCCAAAAGAATATGGACAACTTCTTAATGATTTTGTCGCTAAATATCCGGAAAATGCAGATGGATATATTCGTAGGGCTAGGAATTATGTTTCTCTTGGTGTGAAAGATATTTCTCAAATGGATAAAGCAACTGCTGATTTAGAAAAAGCTCTTAAAATAGCAAAGAAAAAAGATGATGTACATTATAACATTGCTAAATTGATTTATGCTTATCAATTGAGCAAACCAGAGAAGGTGTATAAAGATTGGACCTACGACAAGGCTTTAGATGAATTGAAAGCTGCTTTAGATATAGATTCATTACCTATTTATACGCAATTGGAAGGTGATATTTATTTTGCAAAACAAAATTATCAAGATGCTTTTACTGCTTACGCAAAAGTGAATAAAACAAATTTAGCTTCGGCTTCTACATTTTATAGTACTGCCAAGACTAAAGAATTGATGAAGGCTGATATTAAAGAAGTCGTTGCTTTAATGGATAGTTGTATTGCGCATTGTGTCAAACCTTATGGAGGAGATGCTGCTCCTTATTTACTGGAACGTGCTCGTGTTAATATGGAAGCAAAACAATATCGTGCAGCTTTGTTAGATTATGATAGTTATTATGATGCTGCGGCTGGTCAAGTGAATGATGTTTATTATTATTATAGAGAACAAGCAGCTCTTAAAGCCAAGCAGTTTCAGCGTGCTCTAAATGATATTACTAAAGCTGTAGAATTGAATCCCAAAGATTTAACTTATCGTGCAGAGCTTTCTGTTGTTAATCTTCGCGTAGGTCGTTTTGAAGAAGCAATTAAAGTTCTTGATGAGGCATTGGCTATTGATCCTAAATATGCGGAAGCTTATCGTTTAAAAGGTATCTGCGAATTACAATTGAAAAAGAATAAAGAAGCTTGCGCTAATTTTGCTAAAGCTAAAGAGTTAGGTGACACTGCTGTAGATAAATTAATAGCTAAGCACTGTAAATAG
- a CDS encoding insulinase family protein produces the protein MKKILSFLLLLLFCPFILQAQSSAPLPIDPNVRYGKLDNGLTYYIRHNAYPEKRADFYIAQNVGSILEKDSQSGLAHFLEHMAFNGTKNYPGRKKMLDYLEKNGAKFGVNVNAYTSFDQTVYNLSDIPVTRKSLVDSCLLILHDWSSFITLDNTEIDKERAIIKEEWRTRNSANLRTMDRLFSLLFKGTRYANRMPIGSMDVVEHFPYQAIKDYYHKWYRPDLQAIIIVGDIDVDRVETRMKEMFADIKKPVNPAHREYFTIPDYTSPIASVLTDPETTATNIAIYYPHPAMSDSIKGTEKGYYEMLLQNFVSNMLSTRLSEMTQKANAPFTEASAGNGDFLIVKTKEAWTLYAGCKDGAVLSALEAVVTENERAKRFGFTQPELDRIKTSFLEMYANSYNNRNKAENSSYVKEYVNNFINDEPIPGITYEYELVKKLLPKINLEAVNECLRRLSATPNMVISVTGPQKEGITYPSESELIKTVQDVAKEKLTPYTEKVISTNLISSLPASGKVVNVKKNAKMGATEWILSNGMHVVLKKTDYKDDEIQMSSIAYGGTSLFDDNEVLNARFINAVPSIGGIGNFSSIDLGKALAGKSAAVSASVSSSTESISGSSSIKDVETMLQLTYLYFTAPRKDKQAYAAFVERLRNQLKNAEASPSSILGDSISHAVYGNNPRAQRIHLDDINKLNYDRMIEMYKEVFANPSAFTFVFVGSIDETTFRPLVEKYLASLPAGNKNIRNKKRKDNIRKGYYTNIFSQKMQAPKASSLKLYWGMLKRNHKNEISLSILKQVLDVVYTRTVREAEGGTYGVSTGASISRIPDGRTMLQIYFDTKPEKERHLSDIIRREFARIASDGPEQVDFNKTKEYMLKSFQENLKTNDYWSGILSTFYFYNEDYQSDYLKTLESVTPADVQRIAAELLAKKNLIEVVMMPKK, from the coding sequence ATGAAAAAGATTTTGAGTTTTTTGCTGCTGTTATTGTTCTGCCCGTTTATCTTACAGGCACAATCATCAGCACCACTTCCTATTGATCCAAATGTACGATATGGTAAATTGGATAATGGTTTAACGTATTACATCCGTCACAATGCATACCCAGAAAAACGTGCAGATTTTTATATAGCGCAGAATGTAGGCTCTATATTAGAAAAAGATTCTCAATCAGGTTTGGCTCATTTCTTGGAGCATATGGCATTTAACGGAACAAAAAATTATCCGGGGCGTAAAAAAATGCTTGATTATTTAGAGAAAAATGGGGCTAAGTTTGGTGTGAATGTAAATGCATATACCTCCTTTGATCAAACGGTATATAATCTTTCTGATATTCCAGTGACTCGCAAAAGCTTAGTCGATTCTTGCTTATTAATATTGCACGATTGGTCTAGTTTCATCACTCTTGATAATACAGAGATTGATAAAGAACGTGCCATTATTAAAGAAGAATGGCGTACACGTAATAGTGCAAATCTTCGTACTATGGATCGTTTGTTTTCTCTTTTGTTTAAAGGTACCAGATATGCTAATCGCATGCCTATAGGGAGTATGGATGTGGTAGAACATTTCCCTTATCAAGCTATTAAAGATTACTATCATAAATGGTATAGACCTGATCTTCAGGCTATTATTATAGTTGGGGATATTGATGTAGATCGGGTAGAAACTCGTATGAAAGAGATGTTTGCTGACATAAAGAAACCTGTTAATCCTGCTCATAGAGAATATTTCACTATACCGGACTATACCTCACCCATTGCTTCAGTGTTAACAGATCCTGAAACTACAGCTACCAATATTGCCATTTATTATCCTCATCCTGCTATGAGTGATTCAATAAAAGGGACAGAGAAGGGATATTATGAGATGCTTTTACAGAACTTTGTTTCAAATATGCTCTCAACTCGTTTAAGTGAAATGACACAAAAAGCAAATGCTCCTTTTACAGAAGCATCAGCAGGAAATGGTGATTTTCTTATAGTTAAAACAAAAGAAGCATGGACGCTTTATGCTGGTTGTAAAGATGGAGCGGTTTTATCTGCTCTTGAGGCAGTTGTAACTGAAAATGAGAGAGCTAAACGTTTTGGCTTTACACAACCAGAACTTGATCGTATAAAAACTTCTTTTTTAGAAATGTATGCTAACTCTTATAATAATCGTAATAAAGCGGAAAATTCTAGTTATGTGAAAGAATATGTCAATAATTTCATAAATGATGAACCTATTCCTGGAATTACTTACGAATATGAACTAGTAAAGAAACTTCTACCTAAGATTAATTTGGAGGCAGTGAATGAATGTCTTCGTCGTCTTTCGGCAACTCCTAATATGGTTATATCTGTTACAGGTCCTCAGAAAGAAGGAATTACTTATCCCTCAGAAAGTGAGTTGATAAAGACAGTACAGGATGTCGCTAAAGAAAAGTTAACTCCTTATACAGAGAAAGTTATTTCCACAAACTTGATTTCTTCATTACCTGCTTCAGGAAAAGTTGTCAATGTGAAAAAGAATGCCAAGATGGGGGCTACAGAATGGATACTTTCTAATGGTATGCACGTAGTGTTGAAAAAAACCGATTATAAAGATGATGAAATTCAGATGTCATCCATAGCTTATGGTGGCACTTCTCTTTTTGATGATAATGAAGTCCTTAATGCTCGATTTATAAATGCTGTACCCTCTATTGGTGGAATAGGTAACTTTAGTTCTATTGATTTAGGCAAAGCTTTAGCAGGTAAATCTGCAGCTGTTTCTGCTTCGGTAAGCTCTTCTACAGAGAGTATCTCCGGCTCATCATCTATAAAAGATGTAGAAACAATGTTGCAGCTTACTTATCTTTACTTCACAGCCCCTCGTAAGGATAAGCAGGCTTATGCTGCATTTGTTGAGCGCTTGCGTAATCAACTGAAAAATGCTGAGGCTTCACCATCCTCTATTTTAGGTGATTCAATATCGCATGCTGTTTACGGCAATAATCCACGTGCTCAAAGAATACATCTTGATGATATAAATAAACTCAATTATGATCGTATGATTGAGATGTATAAAGAGGTATTTGCTAATCCTTCTGCTTTCACTTTTGTATTCGTAGGTTCTATTGATGAAACTACTTTTCGTCCATTGGTGGAAAAATACTTAGCTTCACTTCCTGCAGGAAATAAGAATATAAGGAATAAGAAGAGAAAAGATAATATTCGTAAAGGCTATTATACGAATATCTTTTCTCAGAAAATGCAGGCACCCAAAGCTAGTAGTTTGAAACTTTATTGGGGGATGCTGAAAAGAAATCACAAAAATGAAATTTCCCTTAGTATTTTGAAGCAAGTTCTTGATGTGGTTTATACTCGTACGGTACGTGAAGCCGAAGGGGGTACTTATGGTGTTTCTACAGGAGCAAGCATTAGTCGTATACCAGATGGACGGACTATGCTTCAGATCTACTTTGATACTAAGCCTGAGAAGGAGCGTCATTTGAGTGACATCATTCGTCGTGAATTTGCTCGCATTGCTAGTGACGGTCCTGAACAAGTAGACTTTAACAAGACGAAAGAGTATATGCTTAAAAGTTTTCAAGAAAACTTGAAGACAAATGATTATTGGTCTGGTATTTTGAGTACTTTTTATTTCTATAATGAAGACTACCAGAGTGATTATCTTAAGACGCTTGAATCTGTAACACCAGCTGATGTACAGAGAATAGCAGCTGAACTACTTGCTAAAAAGAATCTTATTGAAGTCGTTATGATGCCTAAAAAATAG
- a CDS encoding folylpolyglutamate synthase/dihydrofolate synthase family protein has product MNYQETLTYLYNAAPLFQQVGSKAYKEGLENTLALDAHLEHPHKKFHSIHVAGTNGKGSCSHTLAAILQEAGYRVGLYTSPHLIDFRERIRVNGESIPEDYVVRFIEKERSFFEPLYPSFFELTTAMAFRYFAEVGVDVAVIEVGLGGRLDCTNIITPDLAVITNISFDHTQFLGNTLAQIAFEKAGVIKNGIPVVIGETTEETRPVFEEKAKEVNAPIVFAEDEQRLLNAKITANGYWNYECSDYPELLGELGGLCQLKNTNTLLSAITLLKKAGYHITEKAVKKGFANVSELTGLMGRWQKLQEHPVIMCDTGHNVGGIGYICEQLKRQTYHQLHIVMGMVNDKDIAGVLALLPSNTQYYFTKANVKRALPEQELLEKAKAFGLQGKCYPDVITAVKEAKKKSLPEDFIFIGGSSFIVADLLANRNTLNLY; this is encoded by the coding sequence ATGAATTATCAGGAAACGCTGACATACTTATACAACGCAGCTCCGTTGTTTCAACAAGTAGGTAGTAAGGCTTATAAAGAGGGATTGGAAAATACACTGGCACTAGATGCCCACTTAGAACATCCTCACAAAAAATTTCATAGTATTCATGTAGCAGGAACAAACGGTAAAGGTTCTTGTTCGCATACATTAGCTGCAATCTTGCAAGAAGCCGGATATAGGGTCGGATTATATACTTCACCACACCTGATAGATTTTAGAGAACGAATCAGGGTAAATGGAGAAAGCATTCCGGAAGATTATGTAGTTCGTTTTATAGAAAAAGAAAGATCTTTTTTTGAACCGCTTTATCCCTCATTCTTCGAATTAACGACGGCAATGGCTTTCCGTTACTTTGCGGAAGTTGGAGTAGACGTGGCAGTCATTGAGGTAGGTTTAGGCGGCAGATTAGATTGCACCAATATTATCACTCCGGATTTAGCCGTGATAACAAATATAAGTTTTGATCACACACAATTTTTAGGAAATACTTTAGCCCAAATAGCTTTCGAGAAAGCAGGTGTAATAAAAAACGGAATACCTGTAGTAATAGGTGAAACAACTGAAGAGACCCGTCCTGTCTTTGAAGAAAAAGCAAAAGAAGTTAATGCACCAATTGTTTTTGCAGAAGATGAACAAAGACTATTAAATGCTAAAATAACAGCCAACGGATATTGGAATTATGAATGTAGTGACTATCCCGAACTACTAGGAGAATTAGGAGGACTTTGCCAACTAAAAAATACAAATACCTTACTGAGCGCAATTACGTTACTAAAAAAAGCGGGATATCATATTACCGAAAAAGCTGTAAAAAAAGGATTTGCCAATGTATCTGAATTAACCGGTTTAATGGGACGTTGGCAAAAATTGCAAGAACACCCAGTCATAATGTGCGATACAGGCCACAATGTGGGAGGAATAGGATATATATGCGAACAACTAAAGCGGCAAACTTATCATCAACTTCATATTGTGATGGGTATGGTCAATGATAAAGACATTGCAGGCGTATTGGCCTTGTTGCCTTCAAATACACAATATTATTTCACCAAAGCAAATGTAAAACGTGCACTGCCCGAACAAGAACTCCTTGAAAAAGCGAAAGCTTTTGGTTTACAAGGAAAATGTTATCCAGATGTTATCACAGCAGTAAAAGAGGCAAAAAAGAAAAGCCTCCCCGAAGATTTTATCTTCATAGGAGGCAGTAGTTTTATTGTAGCAGATTTATTAGCGAACCGCAATACACTCAATCTCTACTAA
- a CDS encoding PhoH family protein, translating into MGTKKNFVLDTNVILHDYNCLKNFQENDIYLPIVVLEELDKFKKGNEQINFNAREFVRELDAITDDNLFSKGASLGEGLGKLFIMTANVEAERVKAAFTEHSPDHQILALAEFLEKKHPRIKTILVTKDVNLRMKARSIGVLCEDYITDKVINVDVFEQSNETFDAISPTLIDRIYTSKEGIDVDEFDFKAILRPNECFVLKSDRNTVLARYNPFTRTVDKVSKSKNYGIEPRNAEQSFAFEVLNDPKVKLVALTGKAGTGKTLLALAAALANLNEYKQVLLARPIVSLSNKDIGFLPGDAQEKVAPYMQPLFDNLNVIKHQFASNSPEVKRIEDMQKGDQLVIEALAFIRGRSLSDTYCIIDEAQNLTPHEIKTIITRAGEGTKMVFTGDIQQIDQPYLDSQSNGLVYMIDRMKDQNIFSHINLIKGERSQLSELASNLM; encoded by the coding sequence ATGGGAACTAAAAAGAATTTTGTGCTTGACACAAATGTAATTCTTCACGATTACAACTGCCTGAAGAACTTTCAAGAGAATGATATTTATCTTCCTATTGTGGTGCTTGAGGAGTTGGACAAGTTTAAAAAAGGGAACGAACAAATTAATTTTAATGCCCGGGAGTTTGTACGAGAGTTAGATGCCATTACGGATGATAACCTTTTTTCTAAAGGCGCATCCTTAGGTGAGGGATTAGGTAAACTCTTTATCATGACTGCTAATGTGGAAGCGGAACGCGTTAAGGCTGCTTTCACAGAACACTCTCCTGATCACCAGATATTAGCTCTAGCAGAATTTCTTGAAAAGAAGCATCCTCGTATAAAAACCATACTTGTAACTAAGGATGTGAATTTGCGTATGAAAGCTCGCTCCATAGGAGTGCTTTGCGAGGATTATATCACTGATAAAGTTATCAATGTTGATGTTTTCGAGCAATCTAATGAAACTTTTGATGCTATTTCTCCAACACTTATTGATCGTATTTATACTTCAAAAGAGGGGATTGATGTGGATGAATTTGATTTTAAAGCAATTCTTCGTCCCAATGAATGCTTTGTTTTGAAAAGCGATCGTAACACCGTATTGGCTCGTTACAACCCGTTTACTCGTACGGTTGATAAGGTAAGCAAGAGTAAAAATTATGGCATTGAACCTCGTAATGCTGAACAAAGTTTTGCTTTCGAAGTTCTTAATGACCCTAAAGTAAAGTTAGTAGCGCTCACAGGAAAGGCCGGTACAGGTAAAACACTTCTAGCTCTTGCTGCCGCTTTGGCTAACTTAAACGAATATAAACAGGTTCTTTTGGCCCGTCCCATTGTGTCATTGTCTAACAAAGATATCGGTTTTCTGCCTGGAGATGCCCAGGAGAAAGTAGCTCCCTACATGCAACCTCTGTTTGATAATCTAAATGTCATTAAGCATCAGTTTGCCTCGAACTCTCCAGAAGTTAAGCGTATTGAAGATATGCAAAAAGGTGATCAACTTGTTATTGAAGCATTGGCTTTCATTCGCGGACGAAGCTTGAGTGATACTTATTGTATTATTGATGAGGCTCAGAATCTTACTCCTCATGAAATTAAAACGATTATTACTCGTGCAGGTGAAGGCACAAAGATGGTGTTTACGGGAGATATTCAGCAGATAGATCAACCTTATCTTGATAGTCAATCTAACGGTTTGGTATATATGATTGATCGTATGAAAGATCAGAATATCTTTTCTCATATCAATTTGATAAAAGGTGAACGCAGTCAGTTAAGTGAGTTAGCTAGTAATTTGATGTAA